In the genome of Candidatus Paceibacterota bacterium, the window CAGACTAGCCGTCCATGAAACAGTGTTGCCGTTTGTCGCGCAGATCCACAACAAGATAGACCAGACCTACTTTCTGCAGAAGGTTGCACGAGAACTCGGAGTCTCAGAAGAGATTGTTCGTGAGGAAATGGCTCGTTCTCTCAACGACGCAACAGGACTGCCGGCGACCACACAAGATCAAGAGACAAAGACAGAAACTCCGCGACGAGAAACCGCTGAAGAGAAGCTCTTGCAGATTATTATGTGGCAGGAGTCGCTTGCTGAGCCGCAGATTGATCTTGCGGGACTGAAGGAGAAATTTCAGGAGGTTGTCGGTGAAGATCGGTTCAAAGAGTTAAAGAGTGCCACTGAGGCGACGAGGCAGCAACAAATATTCAAAACAGAACTTCTCTACGACGACTCACATCAACTAAAGGAAGACATAGAAGAATTACTACATCATCTGACCTACCGCACCACGAAGCGTGAGCTTGAGGAGACCACAAGGGAACTCCGGGAGGCAGAGTCATCGGGAGACGTTGAAGCATCATCTCGCCTATTAGAGAAGATTCAAGAGATCGCCAATAAGTTGAAATCTTTCATTGGCAAAAAATATTAAAGGTGTAATATATATAAAAATATGGCTACAAAAAAGAAAGCAGTAAAAAAAGCCCCAAAGAAAACTGCAAAAAAAGCGGTCAAGAAAACACCGAAAAAGAAAATTACACCAAAAAAAGCGGTGAAGAAAGTATCCAAAAAAGCAGCAAAAAAGAAGGCGGCTAAGGTGGCACCAAAGAGAAAAGCAACTCCCAAGAAAACGGTAAAGAAAGCAGCGAAGAAGACCACTCGTCGAACAAAGAAATCAGCAGCAGACATGGAGAAGAAAGCAGAATTGCTCCTCATGCGCGGTCGTGAGCGTGGTTATGTGACGTACGACCAGATCCTTAGGGAGTTTCCGAAGATCGAAGAAGATGTGCTATTTCTCGAGGAGATGTATGAACGCTTTGCGACCGCAAGCATTGACGTGCTTGAAGGTGGCGGACTTCTTGAGGCGGGTGTCGAGGATGATGTTTTGGATAAGAAGAATATCTACCGCCGTAGCGATTCATCCTACGACTCAATTCAGATGTATTTACGCGAGATCGGTCAATACCCGCTCCTTACCGCAGAAGAAGAGCGCACGCTCGCAAAGCGTATCACCGAGGGAGATGAGGAGGCAATCAACCTGCTTGCGCGCGCGAACCTACGCCTTGTGGTCTCAATCGCAAAGAAGTATGTTGGCCGAAGTCCGGACCTCACACTGCTCGACCTTATCCAGGAAGGCAACCTTGGCCTACGTCGTGCAGTTGATAAGTTTGATTATACAAAAGGCTACAAGTTCTCAACGTACGCAACGTGGTGGATCCGTCAGGCGATCACACGCGCACTCGCCGACCAGTCGCGCACCATTCGTATTCCGGTGCATATGGTAGAGACCATTGCCAAATATAAGCAGAAGGTACGCCAGTTGAGTCAGGACCTCGGGCGTGACCCGCTTCCTGAGGAAGTGGCGGCGGAGATGGGGCTCGATGTTGAGAAGATTCATAATATCGAGAAGATCAACCAGGATACTGTCTCACTCGAGAGTCCGGTTGGGGATGAAGGGGATGACAAGTCAACACTTGGTGATTTCATTGCTGACGATAAGATCCTCTCTCCTGATAAGGTTGCCTCACAGCGTATCTTGGCTGATCAGATGCGCGAGGTGCTCGATGAACTCTCACCAAAGGAGCGTAAGATCCTTGAGATGCGTCATGGGCTTGAAGACGGTATTTACAATACACTTGAAGAGGTGGGGAAGGAGTTCGGGGTTACCCGCGAACGTATCCGTCAGATCGAGGCAAAAGCACTCGAGAAGATCCGCACCCACGAGCGCGCCAACCAGCTAAAGAATTACTAACGCAGTCAGACTCGTTAGTCTGCGTGATTAAAACACCGGGTTGCGTCTTGGTGTTTTTATGACTCGGTAAAGTCGATATATCGGCATACTGTAGTGGTGCAGGCGGTCCAGTGGGTGCATGATATAATGACCGTTAATGAGCGACGCGCCGACATTTAATACTCTCTATAAAAAGCTCAACGCTGAGCAGAAAAAGGCGGTCGATGCCATTGAAGGACCTGTCATGGTTGTTGCGGGACCGGGGACGGGGAAGACACAAATCCTTACACTGCGCATTGCAAACATCCTTAAGCAGACCGACGCAGATCCATCATCAATACTCGCGCTCACGTTTACGGAAGCGGGTGTTGCCGCGATGCGCAAACGCCTCGTCTCGATGATCGGGGCAGATGGTTATCGGGTTGGTATCCACACTTTCCACGGATTCTGTAACGCGATGATCGGCCGGTATCCGGACGATTTTCCGCGCTTGGTAAGCTCGCAGGCAATCACTGATATCGATAAAATACTCCTCCTTCATGAGATTCTTGAGTCGACCGAAGGACTCAAGGAGATTCGCCCGTTTTATGACCCAGTGGCGTATACGCGAGACATCGTCGGTGCCATAAGCACACTTAAGCGCGAATACCTCACACCGGAAGAGTTCAAAGATCGGGTCGAGGAAGAGGAGAAGGTGTTTTGGGCACAAGATGATCTCTACAACGAGAAGGGAACATACAAAGGCAAAATGAAGACGATGCACCAGCGTGCCCAGAAGCGTATAGAGCGCAACAAAGAACTCGCTCGGGTCTTTGAGACATACGAGGCAGCGCTTCGTGAGCGAAAACTCTACGACTATGAGGACATGATCTCAGTTGTGGTGCGTCGTCTTGAGGAAAATCGCGATGTATTGCAGCGACTCCAGGAGGAGTTTCACTATCTGCTTGCCGATGAGCACCAAGACGCGAACGATGCGCAGAACCGATTGTTGGAGCTTCTTGCGGATTTTCATGACAACCCCAACCTCTTCATTGTGGGCGACGAGAAGCAAGCAATCTTTCGTTTTCAAGGTGCGTCGCTTGAGAATTTCCTCTACTTCAAGAAGAAATACCCGGAAGCGCTTTTGGTGGAGCTTAAAGACTCGTATCGCTCCGGACAAGTCATTCTTGACGCATCGCACTCACTTATGGAAGGAACTCCCGGGCAAGAAGCGCGCACGCCGCTTGTCTCTTGTGCGGGAGTGATCGGTGCGACGGTCGAATTGCGGGTATTCTCTGCGGATCAATATGAAGCTGCGTGGGTAGCGCGTGAAGCAGCCCGGCTTGTCGGTGAGGGGGTTCCTGCGGAGGAGATAGCGATACTTTATCGTACCAACGCTGACGCCGCAGTGTTTGCGCAAGCACTTGAGCGCGAAGCAGTGCCGCATACAGTCGAATCTAATCGCAATGTGCTAGATGACCCGGCAATCGCGCAATTTGTGATGCTGCTTCGCGCCACTGCACACTACGGGAGCGACGAGTATCTCGCGCGCGTCCTCCATGCACGCTTCTTAGGGTTTGCGCCGATCGATGTATATCGCGCTCTTAAGTACGCAAGCCGTGAACGCATGCTGCTTCATGACCTCCTTTTGAATGAGGAGAAACTCAAAGATGCCAAGGTTGCAGACCCGAAGAAGATGAGTGTTTTTGCAAAGCGGCTCGCAAAGTGGGCTGAGGCGGGGAGTAACGATCCGGTTCCGGATGTATTCAATCGTATTCTTGATGAGTCGGGTTTTCTTACTCATGCGCTCAACACTACACGTTCAGTCGAGATGATTGAGAAGCTCTCGGGGTTGGCGCGTAGCACCGAGATGCTCGCTTTAGGTGAGCGTAGTTACACTCTGGGGGATTTGGTGCGACATTTTGATCTGCTCGATGAGTATCGTATTTCAATACAAAAAACAGGCGGAGCGCGTGCCGGGCACGGGGTGCGTCTCATGACCGCACATCGATCCAAAGGGCTTGAGTTCGAGCAAGTATTCCTTGTGGGTGCGTGGGACACACACTGGGGTAATAAGCGAAAGATGGACAAGTTTTCACTACCACTCCGTGGTGCCGATGATGAAGGCGATAACGATGACGAGCGTCGGCTTTTCTACGTTGCACTCACGCGGGCGAAGGCGCGAGTTGCGATCAGTTATGCATCAAGCGCACTGAGTGGTAGCGAGCGGCTCCCCTCAATATTTCTTGAAGAGATGGACGAGAAGGCGGTTGTAAGTGAGAGTATCCGAGAGTTTGAAGAGGCACTCCCTCCGGAGACGTTTCTTGTCGCATCACCCGAGCAAGACGGGTTCTCGATTGCTGATGGCGAGTACCTTCGCGAGCTTTTCATCGAACAAGGTCTCTCCGTTACTGCGCTCAATAACTATCTCGCGTGCCCATGGCGGTATTTCTACAGTAACCTTATCCGCATACCGAAGATACCGACAAAAGACATGATCTTAGGAACGGTGGTACACCAAGCGCTTCGCGCGTTCTTTGATGCGCTCGGAAAAGGGAAAGTAAAAAAGGATGTTCTTTTGCAAACGTTCCGTGATGCGTTGCTGCATACCACACTCTCAGGGCGTACCTATGATGATGTACTTAAAAAAGGGGAAGAAGCGCTTTCCGGTTGGTTTGACGCGCATGATTCATGGAGCAAAGAGACGCTCAACGAGTACCGCATCGAGACCACGCTTCCTCTGTCGATTGAGGGTCTCTCTGAGCTTCGTCTGCGAGGTGATATCGATAAAATGGAGATCTGTGATGATGGTGTGCGAGTTATTGACTACAAGACCGGCAAGCCAAAGTCGCGCAACGAGATGATGGGGAAGACCAAGGCGCGCGGTGCGGGAGACTACTTCAGGCAACTGGTTTTCTACAGGCTTCTGCTTGATCTTGAAGGCAGGTACACCATGAAGGACGGCGCAATCGACTTCATCCAACCGAAGCCGAATGGTACATACACAAGCGAGGTCTTTTCTGTTGAAGAGGATGACGTTGCGGTCCTTCGCGATGAGATTGCGCGAGTCTCTCAGGAGATACTCACGCTCTCGTTTTGGGATACCCGCTGCGAAGCGCACAAGAAGGGGGAGTGCGAGTACTGTGCACTACGCGATCTTATGCAGTAGTTTGTCTCTGAGACATACACAAAAAACGCCAGGATGACCCTGGCGTTTTTTTGTGGCTCTCTGGAGCCGTCTTTATTGGATAGGCACTGCGGGTATACTCTGTGCCCCTGAGTCATCGAGGAGAGTCTCGATGACGCGGCGCATGACTTCGATTGGCTGCGCTCCTTCAATCGGCGCTTGTTGATCGCCAACAATGACCACATTGTGTGGGGTACCACGACCGCCGGCAGCAACCACCTCTTCATACTGTCTCTGGACCTTTTCGCGGTACCGACCACTCTCAAGACATTCATTGAATGCACCTTCATCAAGCCCTACTGATGTGGCAATCTCGGGGAGTTTGGTGAGATCAAATTGGTTATTTCCGGGGGTCGTACGGTAGAGCTCATCCGCGAAGTCCCAGAACGCTTGGTTGCCGCCGAGTTCTGCCGCACACTCAGACGCTTCTGCCTGTGTGACCGCCTTAGGGTGGCGAGAGACGATCGGGAAGTGTCGATAGACCCAGGCGACCTCTCCGCCAGTACCGTATTCGTTCATGATTGCGTGCATGGTTGAGTGAAAATTCTTACAAAACGGACACTCAAAATCAGAATATTCAACAATCACCACTTTCGCATCCGGGTTGCCTAAGATGTGGTCGTCGGCCGAGACAGCAGGGACGGCAACCGTCCCTCGTTCTGTGTCGCCGGTTGATGTGTCGCTCGGCTGGTTTACCATGTAGAGCGCTCCGGCTATGATAAGACCCGCGATTACTATTGCGGCGGGTATAGTATATTTCTTGTCCTCCATATTCATATGCTTAGTCTTATATTTACGGTATTATGTAGTGTATCATAACGTATGGATTTTACCTCAGCAATTATCCTCGGCGCAGTACAAGGAATCACGGAATTCCTTCCCATTTCTTCTTCGGGGCACCTTATTCTCGCGAGAGAGGCGCTCGGGCTTGAGACATTTTATGGTCTCTCCATAGACGCGGTGCTCCAATTAGCTACCTCGCTGGCCATTCTGCTTTACTTTTGGCGGGATTTCTGGAAGATGGCAGTATCCGGGTTCAATTGGTTGCGTGGTCGGGTTATTCCGACAGAGGAGCGCATTCTTATCATTGCGCTCGTTGTTGGAACGATACCCGCAATCATCTTTGGGCTTTTGCTTGAGGGCATGATGGAGACAACCTTTCGGAGCGCTGAGCTTGTCGCGTGGACACTTATCCTCGGCGCCGTATTCTTTTTTGTAGCAGAACGACTCGCGAAACAGTCGCGTACACTCAATGTGAAGCGTGGGTTCTGGATTGGTATGTTCCAAGTGCTCGCACTCATTCCCGGCATGTCCCGTTCAGGCTCAACCATTGCGGGAGGACTCCTCCTTGGTCTTTCGCGCACAGACGCTGCACACTTTGGCTTTATGCTTGGTTTTCCAATCATTTTCGGTTCTGGGATGAAAAAACTTCTTGAGTTGGGTGGAAATGGTGGAATCCTCTCAATCGGTTGGCCGCTTGCTGTCGGTGCAGCAACCGCATTTATTGTCGGTGTCCTTGCGATGCATCTGATGATGCGTTATCTCAAGAACCACACACTTGATGTGTTCGTAATATACCGCATAGCACTTGCGGTACTCGTATTGTATTTTGTTGCCTAAAACGGGAGTGAGTGCGTCATCGTTGCGCCCTTGTCTTCATCTCTCTCCCAGTCTGACGTGTCGAGTGCGATATTCTTTTTTTCTGAGAAATCCATATAACGGAGCTTGCCGTTCTTCATGGCATAGTCGTATACCTCTTTGGTAATCTTTACATCGTCGAGGCAATATTGGCGAATCTTGTCGATCTCACCCTGTTGCCACCAGCGGATCGCATCAAGCCCGTGTCCGCTCTTTTTCACGCCGAGTGTTGCTTCAGCGACAGAGTCGAGACGGAGACGTCTCCCGAGTGAGTTTTTTATCTCCTTGAGAAGGTCGAGGCTCTTAATACGCGTGAGATCACCGTGGTAATACTTATTAAGCAGGGGGATATCAAAATGGTCTGAGTTGTAGCCAATAAGCATGTCGGTCTGCTCAAGGAGTGGCCAGAGTTGTGGCAACTCTTCTTGTAAGTATGAGTGGTATGCGTTGGTCTCATAGTCGTAGACACAGACCATAGAGATATCAAGAAGCGCCGGGTCCGCTTTCCCGACATCTTCGAATGTATTTTTAGTTTCAATATCAAATACAACTTTTCTCATTCCGGTAGCGTTATTGGTCTGCGGTGTTTAAATCTTTGAAAATATAAAATCGGCGACCGCATCCTTCTTGACCGTCTCTTGTTCGCCGCTTTCGAGGTGTTTAACCGCAACAGAGTCGCTTATGATTTCCTCTTCGCCAATCACGATGACAAAGGGGATTTCTTTCTTGTCTGCAACCTTGATCTGGTCACCAACTTTCTTTTGTGAAAGCGATACCTCGACATTGATGTCTTCTGCGCGAAGTTGAGCTGCAAATTTTTGAGCGAACTCCGCCGCTTCAGGTGAGAGGGTGCAGAGATACAAATCGGTGCGTGACGTGTATTCCGGAAGCAGTTCGTGCGTCTCAAGGAAGTCGCGGATGGTTATGTCACCCATACCAAACCCGACCGCGGGTGTTTTCTCGACACCAAAGACCTCAAGGAGGTTGTCGTAGCGGCCACCACCAAAGAGTGAGCGGTTATTCTCCGGAGAGGCATCAAAGACCTCAAAGACAATACCGGTATAATACTGGAAACCACGCACCACGCTCGTGTTGACCGTGGCATTGGCGACACCGAGTGCAGCGAGTTTTTTAAGGAGTGATTCAAGATGCGGACTGCTGCTGGTCTGAGAGAGCGCTGTATCAAATGACTCCGCACGGTCGCCG includes:
- a CDS encoding sigma-70 family RNA polymerase sigma factor, coding for MATKKKAVKKAPKKTAKKAVKKTPKKKITPKKAVKKVSKKAAKKKAAKVAPKRKATPKKTVKKAAKKTTRRTKKSAADMEKKAELLLMRGRERGYVTYDQILREFPKIEEDVLFLEEMYERFATASIDVLEGGGLLEAGVEDDVLDKKNIYRRSDSSYDSIQMYLREIGQYPLLTAEEERTLAKRITEGDEEAINLLARANLRLVVSIAKKYVGRSPDLTLLDLIQEGNLGLRRAVDKFDYTKGYKFSTYATWWIRQAITRALADQSRTIRIPVHMVETIAKYKQKVRQLSQDLGRDPLPEEVAAEMGLDVEKIHNIEKINQDTVSLESPVGDEGDDKSTLGDFIADDKILSPDKVASQRILADQMREVLDELSPKERKILEMRHGLEDGIYNTLEEVGKEFGVTRERIRQIEAKALEKIRTHERANQLKNY
- a CDS encoding ATP-dependent helicase yields the protein MSDAPTFNTLYKKLNAEQKKAVDAIEGPVMVVAGPGTGKTQILTLRIANILKQTDADPSSILALTFTEAGVAAMRKRLVSMIGADGYRVGIHTFHGFCNAMIGRYPDDFPRLVSSQAITDIDKILLLHEILESTEGLKEIRPFYDPVAYTRDIVGAISTLKREYLTPEEFKDRVEEEEKVFWAQDDLYNEKGTYKGKMKTMHQRAQKRIERNKELARVFETYEAALRERKLYDYEDMISVVVRRLEENRDVLQRLQEEFHYLLADEHQDANDAQNRLLELLADFHDNPNLFIVGDEKQAIFRFQGASLENFLYFKKKYPEALLVELKDSYRSGQVILDASHSLMEGTPGQEARTPLVSCAGVIGATVELRVFSADQYEAAWVAREAARLVGEGVPAEEIAILYRTNADAAVFAQALEREAVPHTVESNRNVLDDPAIAQFVMLLRATAHYGSDEYLARVLHARFLGFAPIDVYRALKYASRERMLLHDLLLNEEKLKDAKVADPKKMSVFAKRLAKWAEAGSNDPVPDVFNRILDESGFLTHALNTTRSVEMIEKLSGLARSTEMLALGERSYTLGDLVRHFDLLDEYRISIQKTGGARAGHGVRLMTAHRSKGLEFEQVFLVGAWDTHWGNKRKMDKFSLPLRGADDEGDNDDERRLFYVALTRAKARVAISYASSALSGSERLPSIFLEEMDEKAVVSESIREFEEALPPETFLVASPEQDGFSIADGEYLRELFIEQGLSVTALNNYLACPWRYFYSNLIRIPKIPTKDMILGTVVHQALRAFFDALGKGKVKKDVLLQTFRDALLHTTLSGRTYDDVLKKGEEALSGWFDAHDSWSKETLNEYRIETTLPLSIEGLSELRLRGDIDKMEICDDGVRVIDYKTGKPKSRNEMMGKTKARGAGDYFRQLVFYRLLLDLEGRYTMKDGAIDFIQPKPNGTYTSEVFSVEEDDVAVLRDEIARVSQEILTLSFWDTRCEAHKKGECEYCALRDLMQ
- a CDS encoding DsbA family protein produces the protein MNMEDKKYTIPAAIVIAGLIIAGALYMVNQPSDTSTGDTERGTVAVPAVSADDHILGNPDAKVVIVEYSDFECPFCKNFHSTMHAIMNEYGTGGEVAWVYRHFPIVSRHPKAVTQAEASECAAELGGNQAFWDFADELYRTTPGNNQFDLTKLPEIATSVGLDEGAFNECLESGRYREKVQRQYEEVVAAGGRGTPHNVVIVGDQQAPIEGAQPIEVMRRVIETLLDDSGAQSIPAVPIQ
- a CDS encoding undecaprenyl-diphosphate phosphatase, which encodes MDFTSAIILGAVQGITEFLPISSSGHLILAREALGLETFYGLSIDAVLQLATSLAILLYFWRDFWKMAVSGFNWLRGRVIPTEERILIIALVVGTIPAIIFGLLLEGMMETTFRSAELVAWTLILGAVFFFVAERLAKQSRTLNVKRGFWIGMFQVLALIPGMSRSGSTIAGGLLLGLSRTDAAHFGFMLGFPIIFGSGMKKLLELGGNGGILSIGWPLAVGAATAFIVGVLAMHLMMRYLKNHTLDVFVIYRIALAVLVLYFVA
- a CDS encoding ribonuclease H-like domain-containing protein, producing the protein MRKVVFDIETKNTFEDVGKADPALLDISMVCVYDYETNAYHSYLQEELPQLWPLLEQTDMLIGYNSDHFDIPLLNKYYHGDLTRIKSLDLLKEIKNSLGRRLRLDSVAEATLGVKKSGHGLDAIRWWQQGEIDKIRQYCLDDVKITKEVYDYAMKNGKLRYMDFSEKKNIALDTSDWERDEDKGATMTHSLPF